A DNA window from Patescibacteria group bacterium contains the following coding sequences:
- the pyrH gene encoding UMP kinase yields MKYKRILLKLSGEALLGNDHNIDPKACDFVAGEIKELVGVGTEVVVVLGGGNIFRGRAAEEHGMKRITGDYIGMLATVMNSLALRSALSKIDVESRVASALDMPKVCEPYIRDKAIRHLEKGRVVIAAAGSGNPYFSTDTAAAIRACELDCNIVLKATKVDGVYDKDPVKNADAVKIPNLTYLDVINKKIEVMDSTAITLCMDNAVPICVFELMKHGNIKKVVMGETVGTIIN; encoded by the coding sequence ATGAAATACAAAAGAATTTTATTGAAACTATCAGGTGAGGCTTTGCTTGGGAATGATCACAATATCGATCCCAAAGCTTGTGATTTTGTGGCGGGCGAAATCAAAGAATTGGTGGGGGTCGGCACAGAGGTAGTCGTAGTCCTGGGCGGCGGTAATATTTTCCGCGGTAGAGCGGCGGAAGAGCACGGCATGAAGAGAATTACGGGTGATTATATTGGCATGTTGGCGACGGTGATGAACTCTCTGGCTCTCCGAAGCGCGTTATCAAAGATAGATGTTGAGAGTCGTGTCGCCTCTGCATTGGACATGCCGAAGGTCTGCGAGCCATATATCCGCGACAAGGCAATTCGCCATCTGGAAAAGGGCCGAGTCGTGATCGCGGCAGCTGGTAGCGGCAATCCGTATTTCTCGACCGATACAGCGGCAGCGATCAGAGCGTGCGAATTGGACTGTAACATCGTGCTCAAAGCGACCAAAGTTGATGGTGTTTATGACAAAGACCCTGTGAAAAACGCTGATGCGGTCAAAATACCAAATCTTACCTACCTGGATGTGATCAATAAAAAAATCGAGGTGATGGACAGTACAGCGATCACTCTTTGCATGGACAATGCTGTGCCGATTTGCGTGTTCGAACTTATGAAACATGGTAATATTAAGAAAGTAGTAATGGGCGAGACTGTAGGAACCATTATTAATTAA
- the frr gene encoding ribosome recycling factor, with amino-acid sequence MSVDNLLKEAKPKMLAAIENLKEELSRVRTGRANPAILDGVMVPYYGSSSTISAMASVSVPEANQIVIKPWDRNVLGDIETAIRASNVGLNPVNDGQQIRLVLPPMTEERRRDIVTQVKKSGEETKVSLRNVRREIWDKVQTAEKNKEVTEDDRYRAEDELNKIVTEMNSTADRVVAEKEQEIMKI; translated from the coding sequence ATGTCAGTTGATAATTTATTGAAAGAAGCCAAGCCAAAAATGTTGGCGGCGATCGAAAATTTGAAAGAAGAATTGTCTCGAGTCCGGACAGGCCGAGCCAACCCAGCTATTTTGGATGGGGTGATGGTGCCATATTATGGTTCTAGCTCGACAATCAGTGCGATGGCTTCTGTCAGCGTGCCAGAAGCGAATCAGATTGTGATCAAGCCTTGGGATCGTAACGTCTTGGGCGATATTGAGACGGCAATTCGGGCTTCAAACGTTGGCCTCAACCCAGTAAATGATGGCCAGCAGATCAGACTTGTCTTGCCTCCGATGACCGAAGAGAGACGCCGTGATATTGTCACTCAGGTCAAAAAGTCTGGGGAGGAGACCAAAGTTTCTCTTCGCAATGTTCGAAGAGAAATCTGGGACAAGGTTCAGACAGCTGAGAAAAACAAAGAAGTGACCGAGGACGATCGGTATCGCGCCGAGGACGAATTGAACAAAATCGTTACCGAGATGAATTCGACCGCCGATAGAGTAGTGGCCGAAAAAGAACAAGAAATAATGAAAATCTAA
- a CDS encoding M50 family metallopeptidase, whose translation MFITILAFIFVLGILILVHELGHFIVAKMVGVKVEEFSIGFPPRIFSFKKGETKYSIGALIFGGYVKMLGEETESASPRAFNQQKPGKRFAISVAGVIMNFVLAWIILSIGLSIGMTPPVTPSDEVPFSQATKGQVYIVEFLDGSSAQKAGVKLGDQIVKLTKGTDEVTPTTPEQVTDFSGRNKGSEITIKINRNNVPVEQTILLPATEAPLGIGMVNQSIVKVKWYAAPYVALLETWGIVKVIFMFLGSFFSQLFHTGTLSDQVGGPVAIYNLSGDAARAGIGVLFQFIAMLSINLGLINILPIPALDGGRALFIILEKIFGKRILKENIENIIHNIGFAVLMLLVLAVTVKDIIRLFHK comes from the coding sequence ATGTTTATCACAATTTTGGCCTTTATATTTGTCCTGGGAATACTGATTCTAGTTCATGAGCTAGGTCATTTTATCGTGGCGAAAATGGTTGGAGTGAAAGTCGAGGAGTTCTCTATCGGTTTTCCGCCTCGGATTTTCTCATTCAAAAAAGGCGAGACGAAGTATTCCATTGGTGCTCTGATTTTTGGCGGCTATGTCAAAATGCTAGGCGAGGAGACCGAGTCAGCCAGCCCGAGAGCTTTTAACCAGCAGAAGCCAGGGAAGCGCTTCGCCATTTCTGTTGCTGGTGTAATTATGAACTTTGTCCTGGCCTGGATAATTCTATCGATCGGTCTGAGCATCGGGATGACGCCGCCGGTCACGCCTTCTGACGAAGTCCCATTCAGCCAAGCGACCAAAGGCCAAGTCTACATCGTCGAGTTTCTTGACGGTTCATCTGCTCAAAAAGCGGGGGTTAAGCTCGGAGACCAAATAGTCAAATTGACCAAGGGAACAGACGAAGTCACACCGACAACTCCAGAGCAAGTGACAGATTTTTCCGGACGGAATAAGGGATCGGAAATTACGATCAAGATAAATCGAAACAATGTGCCAGTAGAGCAGACAATCTTGCTTCCTGCCACAGAAGCGCCGCTAGGGATCGGGATGGTCAACCAGTCTATCGTCAAAGTGAAATGGTATGCCGCGCCGTATGTTGCTCTTCTTGAGACTTGGGGCATCGTCAAAGTCATATTTATGTTTCTGGGAAGTTTCTTCTCCCAATTATTTCACACAGGGACCTTGTCTGATCAAGTTGGCGGGCCAGTCGCAATCTACAATCTTTCTGGAGACGCGGCTCGCGCCGGAATCGGTGTGTTGTTCCAATTTATCGCTATGCTCTCGATCAATTTGGGCTTGATCAATATTCTGCCGATTCCAGCTTTGGACGGTGGCCGTGCCCTTTTCATTATCCTTGAAAAAATCTTTGGCAAGCGTATCTTGAAGGAGAACATCGAAAATATTATTCACAACATTGGCTTCGCAGTGCTTATGCTTTTGGTGCTGGCTGTGACGGTCAAGGATATAATCAGACTATTTCACAAATAA
- a CDS encoding aminoacyl--tRNA ligase-related protein codes for MKQSQLFLKTRKEVPADADSINASYLIRASFAEKQMAGVYSLLPLGLRVIKKIENIVREEMNKIGGQEVLMNVLQPKELWDETGRSESAVDIFYKLVDARGKTILLAPTHEEQVIDIVRKKVKSYKDLPLALYQIQTKFRNEPRAKSGLLRGREFIMKDLYSFHESEEDFNSYYERSKEAYNEVFKRFGLDARIVEASGGIFSKYSHEFQVLTAVGEDTIYYCDKCDFAQNKEVAEVTEGDKCPKCGALVKVGRGIEVGNIFPLKDKYSKPMNGTFLDRDGKEQVFTMGCYGIGITRALATIVEVHYDVAKNKMVWPVEVAPYKVHLISLNQNEKAEEIYKELLEKNVEVLYDDREMSAGEKFAEADLVGSPIRIVVSKKTLDADSVEMVRGGEMTIVKISDLDKAL; via the coding sequence ATGAAACAATCACAACTTTTCTTGAAAACTCGTAAAGAGGTGCCAGCTGATGCTGACTCGATCAATGCTTCTTATCTGATCAGGGCTTCTTTTGCTGAAAAGCAGATGGCAGGAGTGTATTCTCTACTTCCGCTTGGGCTCCGAGTCATCAAGAAGATCGAGAATATTGTTCGCGAAGAGATGAACAAAATCGGCGGCCAAGAAGTTTTGATGAACGTGCTCCAGCCCAAAGAGCTTTGGGATGAAACTGGCCGATCAGAATCCGCGGTCGATATTTTCTATAAACTAGTCGACGCTCGTGGCAAGACTATACTACTCGCCCCAACTCATGAGGAGCAGGTGATCGATATTGTGCGCAAGAAGGTCAAATCTTACAAAGATTTGCCACTCGCTCTTTACCAAATCCAGACCAAATTCCGAAATGAGCCAAGAGCCAAGTCCGGGCTTCTGCGCGGCCGAGAGTTCATCATGAAGGATTTATACAGCTTCCATGAAAGCGAAGAAGATTTCAATTCCTATTATGAGAGATCGAAGGAAGCTTACAATGAAGTTTTCAAGAGATTCGGCCTTGATGCTCGAATCGTCGAGGCTTCTGGCGGAATATTTTCCAAATATTCTCATGAGTTTCAGGTTCTGACGGCGGTGGGCGAGGACACAATATATTATTGCGACAAATGTGATTTTGCACAAAACAAAGAGGTAGCCGAAGTGACTGAGGGCGATAAATGTCCAAAATGTGGTGCTCTGGTTAAAGTCGGCCGTGGCATTGAAGTCGGCAATATTTTCCCTCTCAAAGACAAATATTCCAAACCGATGAATGGTACTTTCCTGGACAGAGACGGCAAAGAGCAGGTCTTCACCATGGGGTGTTATGGCATCGGGATCACTCGTGCCTTGGCCACAATTGTCGAAGTTCACTATGACGTAGCCAAGAACAAAATGGTATGGCCAGTTGAAGTCGCACCCTACAAAGTCCATTTGATTTCATTGAACCAAAACGAAAAGGCTGAGGAAATTTACAAAGAATTACTCGAGAAAAATGTTGAAGTTCTATATGATGATCGTGAAATGTCAGCAGGCGAGAAATTCGCCGAGGCCGATCTGGTCGGTAGCCCAATTCGGATCGTCGTAAGCAAGAAGACTCTCGATGCTGATTCAGTAGAAATGGTACGGGGCGGGGAGATGACGATTGTAAAAATATCTGATTTGGACAAAGCGCTCTAA
- a CDS encoding GIY-YIG nuclease family protein: MNSYKTITNTPASPGVYRFLDQKGKVLYLGKAKNLKNRIKQYFMKELGRGPAIEIMVQEAVDIKWIETDSEIEAVILEAELIKKLKPKYNVRLKDDKSFLAIKIAKSGHPSPRLRSADGEFPLVELVRFKNIDLSDKTADYFGPYPSGLLLKKSLQYLRKIFPFRDCSKTKFNIYKRKGRPCIYGDIRVCSGPCNEWVDEKQYGKNISYLKSFLRGKKQLIIASLEKEMNRLSRAKKFEEAALVRNKLAALNHLKDVAIGLRDDVFEKRIIFKRIECYDIANIGSKYAVGSMVVFSDGKSDKEEYKKFKIRVSDDQEQSDLARLKQVLERRFGNNWPKPDLMVIDGGTLQLKIALEVLKDTGFDIPVVSISKGPKRQKNDFHYGNPFVASYLAGNDEAKNILISARDEAHRFAIEYYRKLHRKDLIK; encoded by the coding sequence ATGAATTCATACAAAACGATCACAAATACCCCAGCGTCTCCAGGCGTATATCGTTTCCTCGATCAAAAGGGGAAGGTTTTGTATTTGGGTAAAGCCAAAAATCTGAAGAATCGAATTAAGCAATATTTCATGAAAGAGCTTGGTCGCGGGCCAGCGATCGAGATAATGGTCCAGGAAGCTGTTGATATCAAGTGGATTGAGACTGATTCTGAGATTGAGGCGGTAATCCTTGAAGCAGAATTGATCAAGAAGCTAAAGCCAAAGTACAACGTACGGCTGAAGGATGACAAGTCATTCTTGGCAATAAAGATTGCTAAGAGTGGCCATCCTTCGCCAAGGCTACGGTCGGCAGACGGAGAATTCCCATTGGTTGAGCTCGTTCGATTCAAAAATATTGATCTCTCCGACAAGACAGCCGACTATTTTGGCCCATATCCGTCTGGATTGTTATTGAAGAAATCCCTGCAATATTTGCGTAAGATCTTTCCATTTCGTGATTGTTCGAAGACCAAGTTTAACATTTACAAGCGCAAAGGCCGCCCCTGCATTTACGGTGATATCCGAGTATGCTCTGGCCCATGCAATGAGTGGGTGGATGAGAAACAATACGGCAAGAATATCTCATATCTAAAAAGTTTTCTTCGAGGCAAGAAGCAGTTGATTATCGCAAGTCTTGAAAAGGAAATGAACCGATTGAGCCGCGCCAAAAAATTTGAAGAGGCAGCACTTGTCCGAAATAAATTGGCCGCTTTGAACCATTTGAAAGATGTGGCGATTGGGCTGCGAGATGACGTTTTCGAGAAGAGAATTATTTTCAAACGGATAGAATGTTATGACATCGCGAATATCGGATCAAAATATGCTGTCGGTTCGATGGTGGTGTTTTCTGACGGTAAATCAGACAAAGAAGAGTATAAGAAATTTAAAATTCGTGTGTCGGACGATCAAGAGCAGAGCGATTTGGCTAGGCTAAAGCAGGTGCTTGAGCGAAGATTCGGGAACAATTGGCCAAAGCCCGATTTGATGGTGATAGACGGAGGGACATTGCAATTAAAGATTGCTCTGGAGGTATTGAAAGATACTGGTTTTGATATTCCTGTCGTCTCGATTTCCAAGGGACCGAAAAGGCAAAAAAATGATTTTCATTACGGCAATCCTTTCGTGGCTAGCTATCTAGCCGGCAATGATGAAGCCAAAAATATATTGATCTCGGCTCGCGATGAGGCCCATCGCTTCGCTATCGAGTACTACCGCAAACTCCACCGCAAAGATCTGATCAAATAA
- a CDS encoding gluconeogenesis factor YvcK family protein, giving the protein MLKKFAKNWWKWLRFDPSDPRFNAGGAIKIAVIGGGTGLSNLLRGLKKYSDQITAIVAVTDDGASSGEIRAEYDMLPPGDIRKCISALAYDEELVGKVFEYRFKKRLFGGHTLGNIWITAMTEIAGSFEKSIEATSSIFQTAGKVLPATLNKIDLVADFTDGTAMRGESKFVKAGKIIRKVYLSEKGVRAYAKATKAIKEADLIIIGPGSLYTSIMPNLLISGLRNALKASSSVKIYIANCSTERGETENYTVEDHIRALESHAGANIFDYALVNSRVLRRSIKSDKLGEVYNITTKQKEVGRIKIVRADLVDQKNPLYHDPNKLAKKVIGLYNEIKH; this is encoded by the coding sequence ATGCTGAAAAAGTTTGCCAAAAATTGGTGGAAGTGGCTTCGGTTTGACCCATCAGACCCGAGATTCAACGCAGGTGGGGCTATCAAAATTGCGGTCATCGGCGGCGGTACGGGCTTGTCGAATTTACTTCGCGGATTGAAAAAGTACTCTGACCAGATCACAGCGATTGTGGCGGTGACTGATGATGGCGCCTCTTCTGGCGAGATCAGGGCGGAATACGATATGTTGCCGCCAGGGGACATCAGAAAATGTATTTCGGCGCTCGCCTACGACGAAGAATTGGTCGGCAAAGTTTTCGAATACCGTTTCAAGAAGAGACTTTTTGGCGGCCACACCTTGGGCAATATTTGGATTACAGCAATGACGGAGATCGCTGGCTCATTTGAGAAATCGATCGAGGCGACTTCTAGTATTTTCCAGACCGCCGGTAAGGTATTGCCAGCGACGCTCAATAAGATTGATTTGGTGGCAGATTTCACCGACGGTACTGCGATGAGAGGGGAATCAAAGTTCGTCAAAGCTGGCAAGATAATTAGGAAAGTATATTTGTCAGAGAAGGGCGTCAGGGCTTACGCCAAGGCGACCAAGGCGATCAAGGAGGCGGACCTGATAATTATCGGGCCGGGCAGTCTCTACACTAGTATCATGCCAAACCTTTTGATTTCTGGCCTCAGAAATGCGCTCAAGGCGAGTAGTTCAGTAAAAATCTATATTGCAAACTGCTCAACTGAACGTGGAGAGACGGAAAATTATACAGTTGAAGATCATATTAGGGCGCTGGAGAGCCATGCTGGTGCCAATATATTTGATTACGCTCTTGTCAATTCTCGGGTGCTACGACGTTCGATCAAGAGCGACAAGCTTGGCGAAGTCTATAATATCACGACCAAGCAGAAAGAGGTTGGCCGGATAAAAATCGTTCGTGCGGATCTCGTCGATCAGAAGAATCCGCTTTATCATGACCCAAACAAATTGGCCAAAAAGGTAATTGGATTGTATAATGAAATCAAGCATTAG
- the tpiA gene encoding triose-phosphate isomerase: MKRSIIVGNWKMYATSIADAHVLATSIRNGVAKVPGVEVILCPPSLWLTEMALILKKNPTTMLGAQNMFHEIEGAFTGEISPLMLKEVVNYTIIGHSERREYFGETDFDVNEKVLAALKAKITPIICVGERRTKNKPEEPVKELKEALDHVPKSRLKDIIVAYEPVWAIGTGENAEPEYVARVISKLREIVSDSTPILYGGSVKSSNIKGYAERPEIDGVLVGGASVRSGEFITICKTWSDVKSIKK; encoded by the coding sequence ATGAAACGTTCTATCATCGTCGGTAATTGGAAGATGTATGCGACAAGCATAGCTGACGCTCATGTTTTGGCGACATCGATCAGGAATGGCGTGGCCAAGGTCCCTGGGGTTGAAGTAATTCTCTGTCCGCCCTCGCTCTGGCTGACTGAAATGGCTCTGATATTGAAGAAAAATCCGACTACGATGCTCGGAGCCCAGAATATGTTTCATGAAATCGAAGGAGCGTTTACCGGAGAAATCTCGCCTCTGATGTTGAAAGAAGTTGTAAATTATACGATTATTGGACACTCGGAGCGCCGAGAATATTTCGGCGAAACTGATTTTGATGTCAACGAAAAAGTTTTGGCCGCTCTTAAGGCCAAGATCACTCCGATAATCTGTGTGGGCGAGCGAAGGACGAAGAACAAGCCGGAAGAACCGGTCAAAGAACTCAAGGAAGCGTTGGATCATGTTCCCAAGAGCAGACTGAAAGATATTATCGTGGCTTACGAGCCAGTCTGGGCTATCGGCACAGGTGAAAATGCCGAGCCAGAATATGTTGCACGGGTGATTAGCAAGCTGCGTGAAATTGTGAGCGATTCTACCCCAATTCTATATGGCGGTAGCGTCAAGTCTAGCAATATCAAAGGCTATGCCGAGCGTCCAGAAATTGATGGTGTACTGGTCGGCGGTGCTTCGGTCAGAAGTGGAGAATTCATCACAATCTGCAAAACATGGTCAGACGTAAAATCGATTAAAAAGTAG
- the gap gene encoding type I glyceraldehyde-3-phosphate dehydrogenase, with product MKIAINGFGRIGRAVAKIITEREGFDLVAINDLTDDATLAHLLKYDSNYGVWDHEVGYEEGSIIIDKRKIHSFAQKNPAELPWSELGIDVVVESTGFFLTTEDANAHIKAGAKKVVMSAPPKDETPMFVMSVNADDYKGEEIISNASCTTNCITPVMKVLEDEFGIEKSLMTTIHSYTADQNLVDGPHKDLRRARAAACNIVPTSTGAAKAAFKTIPELKGKFDGLAVRVPTPVVSLSDIVAVLKKDVTAEEVNRAFKKAEEEKMKGILGTTDEPLVSSDFIATKFSSVVDLSLTQVVGGNLVKIIAWYDNEWGYSERLVDMIEVANSKSKN from the coding sequence ATGAAAATTGCAATCAATGGCTTCGGACGTATCGGCCGAGCAGTAGCCAAAATCATTACTGAGAGAGAAGGTTTTGATCTAGTCGCTATCAACGATTTGACTGACGACGCCACCTTGGCTCATCTGCTCAAATATGATTCAAATTATGGTGTTTGGGATCACGAAGTCGGTTACGAAGAGGGCTCCATTATTATCGACAAACGAAAGATCCACTCATTTGCCCAGAAGAATCCAGCTGAATTACCTTGGAGTGAGCTTGGGATTGATGTAGTTGTAGAGTCGACGGGATTTTTTCTGACGACCGAAGATGCCAATGCCCATATCAAAGCAGGGGCGAAGAAGGTGGTCATGTCCGCACCGCCAAAGGATGAGACTCCGATGTTTGTGATGAGCGTAAACGCTGATGATTACAAAGGTGAAGAGATAATTTCAAATGCTTCATGTACGACGAATTGTATTACTCCTGTGATGAAAGTTCTCGAGGACGAATTTGGGATCGAAAAATCATTGATGACGACGATTCACTCATATACTGCAGACCAAAATTTGGTTGATGGCCCACACAAAGATCTGCGTCGCGCCCGAGCGGCTGCTTGCAATATTGTCCCGACCTCAACTGGCGCGGCCAAAGCTGCTTTCAAGACTATTCCAGAGCTCAAAGGCAAATTTGATGGTTTGGCAGTACGTGTACCGACACCAGTAGTTTCACTCTCGGATATCGTGGCAGTGCTGAAGAAGGACGTCACTGCCGAAGAGGTGAATAGGGCGTTCAAGAAGGCAGAAGAGGAGAAAATGAAGGGAATTCTGGGCACGACTGATGAGCCACTCGTTTCTTCTGACTTTATCGCCACGAAATTTTCCTCGGTTGTTGATCTCTCTCTGACACAGGTTGTCGGAGGAAATTTGGTCAAAATTATAGCTTGGTATGACAACGAGTGGGGTTATTCGGAGAGACTTGTGGACATGATTGAAGTAGCCAACAGCAAATCAAAAAATTAG
- a CDS encoding HypC/HybG/HupF family hydrogenase formation chaperone codes for MCLAIPGKIKKIDGVKAYFDYDKKEYEADISLAPEVEKGDWILMHDGRALSKITEKEALENLEFIKTHEGMECLL; via the coding sequence GTGTGTCTTGCAATCCCAGGGAAAATTAAAAAAATTGATGGTGTCAAAGCCTATTTTGATTATGACAAGAAAGAGTACGAAGCAGATATTTCACTAGCCCCTGAGGTAGAAAAAGGGGATTGGATATTGATGCATGATGGCCGAGCGCTATCAAAGATTACTGAGAAAGAAGCGCTTGAGAATCTGGAATTTATCAAAACCCATGAGGGGATGGAGTGTTTGCTCTAG
- a CDS encoding ABC transporter permease subunit yields the protein MWNIIKRQFTEQKNSVLIYIIGISAYCLLMISLFPSLQKMDIKAMMSQMPEQFTKFFGNDLTSAYTSIEGYLSMEFLSFFFILIVLFYVGSAAGSAIAGQIEKKTMDFNLSQPIPRTKFVISQSVIALLYSMGIVLATALSMFVFGKIFNAEFKITGLLAFSAFVTLFVWAFYGIGIFLSSFLRSKMSVMLAVVMFGLASYVFLSLTRMVDSIKDLDYLSIFHLYDPQKILQTGELNLSNLIVLAGIFLIGLTGSVIIFNKKDV from the coding sequence ATGTGGAATATTATTAAACGACAATTTACTGAGCAAAAAAACAGTGTTCTAATATACATAATTGGAATTTCTGCCTATTGTCTTCTGATGATTAGCCTCTTCCCCTCCCTCCAAAAGATGGACATCAAGGCAATGATGTCGCAGATGCCTGAGCAATTCACAAAATTTTTTGGTAACGATCTTACTTCGGCCTACACCTCGATCGAGGGCTACCTCTCCATGGAATTTCTATCTTTCTTCTTTATATTGATTGTGCTTTTCTATGTCGGTAGCGCTGCAGGGTCAGCTATTGCTGGGCAAATTGAAAAGAAGACTATGGATTTCAATCTATCTCAGCCTATTCCTCGCACGAAGTTCGTTATCTCACAATCAGTGATTGCCCTACTATACTCTATGGGTATTGTCTTAGCTACAGCACTTTCAATGTTTGTTTTTGGCAAAATATTCAATGCTGAATTCAAAATCACAGGTCTGCTCGCCTTCTCCGCTTTTGTCACCCTTTTTGTCTGGGCATTCTACGGTATTGGGATTTTTCTCTCCTCTTTTCTCCGTTCGAAAATGAGCGTGATGCTAGCAGTCGTTATGTTTGGTCTCGCTTCATATGTTTTCCTATCCTTGACCAGAATGGTTGACAGTATCAAGGACCTAGATTACCTTTCTATATTCCATCTCTATGATCCTCAAAAAATCTTGCAAACCGGTGAATTGAATCTAAGCAATTTGATAGTTTTGGCTGGAATATTTTTGATCGGGCTTACGGGATCGGTAATAATCTTCAACAAAAAAGACGTCTAA
- a CDS encoding ABC transporter ATP-binding protein: MQAIETKNLTKYYTRGKVIGVKDLDISVNEGEIFGFIGPNGAGKSTTIRLLLDLIRPTSGKASILGLDCHKDTVAIRQQIGFLPGEIFLPEAMHGHDCLNYYKGFKSNLDEKYIKRLIDRFGLDLRKKVGDYSKGNKQKLAIVLALMHKPKLLILDEPTSGLDPINQTEFYNTIEDTKRWGTTTFFSTHILQEAEKICDRVGIIKNGKLLAIENIDAFREKNIRTISLETSESLPLSNLKIPGVKKIERTTSGYRLTTSGKNAEIIRSLSKFKISDFKISEPSLEEIFLHYYEKH, from the coding sequence ATGCAAGCGATTGAGACCAAAAATTTGACCAAATATTATACCCGCGGCAAAGTCATCGGGGTGAAAGACCTAGATATCAGCGTCAACGAGGGCGAAATTTTTGGCTTCATCGGACCAAATGGAGCAGGGAAGTCGACCACAATCCGTTTGCTCTTGGATCTGATCAGGCCGACTTCTGGCAAGGCTTCTATTCTCGGTCTTGATTGCCACAAAGATACTGTCGCCATCCGCCAGCAGATTGGATTCTTGCCAGGAGAAATCTTTCTGCCAGAAGCGATGCACGGACATGATTGCTTGAATTACTATAAGGGCTTCAAATCAAATCTCGATGAGAAATATATCAAAAGACTAATCGACAGGTTTGGGCTGGACCTTAGGAAGAAGGTCGGGGATTACTCCAAGGGGAACAAACAGAAACTAGCAATCGTCTTGGCTCTGATGCACAAACCAAAACTGCTGATTTTGGACGAGCCGACCAGCGGGCTTGACCCGATCAATCAAACCGAATTTTATAACACCATCGAAGATACCAAGAGATGGGGGACGACCACTTTCTTCTCAACCCATATCTTGCAGGAAGCCGAGAAAATTTGTGACCGTGTCGGCATTATAAAAAACGGCAAACTATTGGCTATAGAAAACATTGACGCCTTTAGAGAAAAGAATATTCGGACAATTTCCCTCGAGACCTCCGAATCACTCCCCCTATCGAATTTGAAGATTCCAGGGGTCAAGAAGATTGAACGCACAACTTCAGGCTATCGCTTGACCACCAGTGGCAAGAACGCCGAGATTATCCGATCACTCTCCAAATTCAAGATTTCTGACTTTAAAATTTCTGAGCCATCGCTCGAAGAAATATTTTTGCATTATTACGAGAAACATTGA